A window of Oryza glaberrima chromosome 2, OglaRS2, whole genome shotgun sequence genomic DNA:
gcaaacgaacttaaaaaccgactcaaatacagacGAAACtaactcatacacggatgacgtaccaaagtactggcaaaaacattttcaatttttataatagtagagattactAGAAAAagatgcccgtgcattgcaacgggtgaaagttattttaatcttattattgttatacaatTTAGTTATGATGAAATTCATTGTGAGGATTCgctttgatatatatttttgttgaaaatCATGGGCTGCAATTAGAAGTCCGATCatttcaagttagcatgcgagtttttttttaacagatttcttatacaactcctatatttccaaaagcaaatgaacttaaaagccgactcaaatacggacgAAACtaactcatacacggatgacgtaccaaagtactggcaaaaacatcttcaatttttatattagtagagatttcttatacaactccttctgtatttccaaaagcaaacgaacttaaaaaccgactcaaatacggacgAAACtaactcatacacggatgacgtaccaaagtactggcaaaaacatcttcaatttttataatactagaGATTACTAGAAAAAgatacccgtgcattgcaacgggtgaaagctattttaatcttattattattatacagtTTAGTTATGGTAAAATTCATTGTGAGGATTCactttgatatatatatttttgtagaaaATCATGGGATGTAATTAGAAGTCCGATCGTTTCAagtagcatgcgagtttttttaacatatttcttatacaactccttctgtatttccaaaagcaaacgaacttaaaaaccgactcaaatacggacgAAACtaactcatacacggatgacgtaccaaagtaccggcaaaaacatcttcaatttataatagtagagatttggaAAAAGCCCAAATACCACCTAAACTTTGGATGAAAGTCCATCTAGAACCCTAAACTTTAAATCCGGACttctaaccccccccccccccccgaacttaGTAAAATCGTTCGTATTACCCCCTAAGGTAGTTTTTGATggtggttttgcatattttggaAGCTTAAACGAACAactttaaataattaatataacatatttgcatatTATTTGCATATCATCGGTTGTAAGTCATCAATTTATACTTATATAATGatactattttattattatgttgGTACGTGTTTATAAGTGAGATCTAATAAGTGGTAAAAAGAAAGATTTAAGTGGAGATTTtaatatatactagtagtaatcatgcacgtgcaatgcacgttcTTCCCATCATAACATGTTTCGACTAAACTTTACAATTTATCATCATGAGCCCTTAAAAATATTGGCGTTTCATCTTGAGAAATAAAGTAACACTTCAATGTGTAAAAATACCCACTATTATACACTGGAATCCATGTAGCTAAgaaataaatctatttaaaCAGAAGTGACACAAGCATCATTTCTATTTTCATGCAAACATAAATGAACAAACAACCAATTCGTGCACATAGGAATCCATGTAGAATATTAATTGAGAAAACACACTCACTCTTACAATCTAATTTGAAGAGGGGGTATATATTATAAATCCACACTCACATTATTATCCTTTCATCACAACAACACCATATAGATACACCCCCAAGTGTTGCACATAATTTTGTTAAAACTTGAGTGCCCCGGGCTATACCTGGAGGACCACCTCAACAAATCCACGATGGATTTAGCCATGCAGAATCGATCATCCAAAAACAAATTCCTAATACATGAATAAAGATAGGTCACAAGTTTTAGCTGAGAAAAATATCACACATATACAATTGTACAAATAACAAGTTATATCTGCAATCTACCAGCTGACCTGTAAAGGCAGCTCAACTCTAATGCTAACATATTTGTTTCCATTTGGCAGTGGAACTGATCATCTGCACAGTCAGAAGAAAAAGAACATAACAGTAGATTTGTCAGGATCGATGGACGTGCAAAAATTCACCGTATAAATGTTCAATGGGTGAATTAACAATGAAAACTTTGATGTCAGGTCACAACTCTAGGATCCCACTTACATAACAACCAagattttttaagaaatttatttttggttCAATCTACAGTTTCCATTTAACCAATCATGAGGCAagtatgccaaaattttagtgttTTTTCCTAACAATATTGCCTATAAACTATAGTTACTTCACTAATCCTGAACCTATTTCGATAAAAGAAAACCTTTTGCACCACGTCGAGCATTCTCATTCTCATTGAAACAAAATAATAGATATTTTTGTGTCAGTCCACCAATCATATAGATCATCTCTTCCAAAACTAATTTGTGAACTATGGGAATCTGTCCATACATATTTTAGATCATTAAAGCATCTGATAGTACGTCACATTGTATTCCTAATTCTGTAAGCAAGATATTTGCACgcaggatattttttttagagaaaaggtCGAAGAACGACCCTGCTTATATAGAAAGCAAATTTGTCTTGCTGGGGATTCCAGCTTACATCAATGTGCATACATCGACCAAAAGAGGCCCCTCCGGCCCAGAGAAACAACCAATTTTTTTAGACAGCAGGGACAACACAAGACCCATAAGTGAAGATACAGCAGGCACAGCGATTCAAAAAGCTTTTCAAAACACCTCCACAAAGTAACAGACAGCAAAAAAAACTCTAACTAACCCACCCCAGATCTGATATTTCGCAGTCCAGCACAGCATTCCTTCAGTCTTCTTGTTAGCAACTCCAGTTCATCAGTCTCCACACCTTTGAAAAGTGGTTTCCACTACTTGTCTTTGCACTCAGGATGTTGATAAAATACAAATTAATTAGCCtcattttattggtaaagggaTGATTCGAGTACTATTGCAACTGCCTCCTAGCATCCTTTCCATGCTGTTTTCCTGGCCCTTTAACTCATTTTCACTTCTAGAAAATTATAATTGGTACCCTTTATATTTAGTCTAAATCAAGACTAATTACCTCGTCTAAATAGAAGCCAAAGCATGTGTAGGCACCAATTGTTCATAACTTACTTTCCAACTTCCGTAaatcctaattaaaaaaagtgaTCATGATATACCGGTAATCACATGACCAGTAGCAGACAACGTGGTATGTTCAATTTATAGAAGAGCGTATGCTATAAAATTTATGTGTATTTCTCACGTATCAACCCAACGAATTCATTGTacactaatctaatctagtaattCAGGTTCAGATGAAAGATCAATATATTGGCTATTCACTTAATAAAATAGCATCAATGTGAATACCAGGTATAGGTACATACCAAGAAAATGTTCAGGTTCCCTCTGCTGTTCCAATTTCTTACAGATTTTCCTACAAAATTAAAAGAAACTGCAGTATTTAGCACCAAACACAACCAATGATTATGCATTAAGGAAAAACTACATAATTTACAAATCTAACTTGAAGTAATTAATGTAAATCTTCATTGGTCATGAGAGCAACATCATATTTCAAATAGCAAACACCATGTTCAAAACTATTATACAGAAATATATTGGTAATTGGTGCAGCCCACTAATTTTAgggtgatttttaaaaaaattacctcAGCACAATTAGAAGAAGGATCGATGTAGACTATTGTAGGGTTTACGCAAATACATGGGGTGCTTGACTGCTCGATCCAGCGGTTGTGGCATGGCGGTTGTGGGTAGGACAATGGCATTGATGTTGTCTCGGTAGCGACCGGGGCGCAGTACAACGGAGTACTTGAATCTGTTAAAATAGCTCTTCAATTTGGTGCTAATATAAACAGACTCATCAAAATTCCCCAAATCTACCTCTTGAAATGTTGATGCTTTCCCTTCCTTTTCAATCCATCTTCCCAATTCCCAAATCCACAAATCAGGTATTACAATTTGCAAATCACAAATAAGTATATGAGAAGAGAAAACAGGATCCCAAGCCCAGCTAGCAAATACTAGTCGACTGCTGCGGTCCTGTTTGCTGCTTACCAGGGAGGTAGCTGATTGCTCCTCGGCGCCCACCCACGTGCTGGCTTGCTGCCCGCACAACGCAGCTGCATTGCGCTCCTATGGCGCCGCTGCCTTGGCCTCTGGTAGTCAGGCCTcggcccaccaccaccgccaccgcctttcGGAATGCATGCCGCCCATGCCCGATCACCAGCACCGCCTCCCTCAATCTCACACGCTCACGGCGGTTGTGGCAGCTAGGGACGACCTCGGCTCCGGCGGGGACAGCGATGGAGGGCCGCGGCGGCTGGGGACGACCTCGGCTACGACGGGGGACAGCGGTGgagtgcggtggcggcggtggctacggCCGGGGGCGACCACGGCTCGGTCTCTGGTGGGGGTAGCTGTGGAGTGCGGCAACAGCGGCGATAGCCAGGGGAGACCTCGGTTCTGTCTCCGACGGGGCAGCGAtggagtgcggcggcggaagcacgGCTAGGGACGACCTAGGCTTCGACAGGAGTAGTGGAGGAATGCGGCAGCAACGAGGACACGCAAGGAGGAGCGAGGAGCGCAGAGGCGGAGTCTTCGCGCGGGCTAAAATCACGGTGGATGGATAGGGTGAAATCACGGTCGCTGTGGGGAGGGTGAAATCGCCGGTGAACGGTGCGGATTAGGGATTAGgcgatgcggatgcggatgaaCGGTAGGGATTGATCCGGGTGATTTGACCTATTGGATTGGAGGGGgacaactcctcctttttatattagtatagatatagatatagaagtATAGATGTCCAATGTGTATGTCACATCTAAGAATCGAAGTCAAAGATATAAAACTCCATAAAAATCTCTACTAAACATTTCAATCCACCTAGTTATCAGGTAATATCTCTGAGGTATCATTCCGTCAGAACGAGGTATCAGTCGATACCTATCAAGTATCAAAAAATACCTCCGAGATATTATTCCGTCTGAACGGGATGGCATCCCGTAGCATTTTTCCTTAGTAAAAGACGTTGTAAATTAAGCGGGGATTAGAAACGCGAGCTGATCGGTCGGCCCACTGTTCTGACTGGGTCTAGTTTAAAAATAGCAGTCCGACATGCAATGTTACCCGCACTAAAATCCCGGTTACCATAGTCCATAGTACGAATTAAGCATTGAAGCAACTACCTGACCAGTGGAGCCCGGGCCAAATCCTCGTCCGTCCGCCCCTCTCCTGGCGGCGATACATCATGCCCTCGCGGTCCCCGCCGTCGACGCCTTCGCGGGTGCAGGCGCTGTACGACCTCTGCAAGCGCACCTTCCCgcccccgtcctcctcctcctcctctccaccgcccgaCCACGCCATCCGCGCCGTCTCCTCTCTCCTGGGTacaccgcctcccgccgcgcgTCCACTCTCATCTCATCGTCCTGTCTGTCTCTTGTTAATTATGTTCAGAACTCCACGTTGCCAGCACCAATGCCCAGTTGGTTACTTTACTCCATTCGTTGCAATATCTCTTGTACGCCGATTAATACGGTGAGAAATGATGTGTTTTGTGTTCAGACACCATCACTCCTGCGGATGTTGGACTCGGAGATGATGATGTCGATGAATCAAACATCCTGAAGGACTCACTCTCAGCAGTGACGCCGCCCTTCATGTATCTGCATGTCTACAACTGCGATGCCTTCTCTGTAGGTTCAAGTTCAACATGGATATCTCTTCCTGTAGCACTTTTGCGACCGAAACCTCTGCTAATTACTCAGCAAATGGTGGTGTTTCATGTGTGTCCTGTAGATTGGAATCTTCTGCTTACCAACTTCAGTCACCATTCCTCTCCATGATCATCCGGGAATGACTGTGTTGACCAAATTACTGTATGGCTCGATGCACGTTAAATCGTATGATTGGGTGGAGCCTGCTGTTCTAGCAAGTAACAGTAACAGCAAGCCAGGTTGTTTTCTGTACTCTGTTtcaatatgtgttttttttattttgtttatctaTTATCAGCTATTAATATATACTAATTGTGGGCATGGATTTATTAGTTCCCATGGAGTAATCAGTTTCTTGTCTCTGAGAATATATAGAAGTGTAAAACATTTATACTTGCATTGTTTTCAAGAGTACCaagttagagcatctccaacaaccTCTCCAAATCGAACTCTCCAAACACGcatatagccaactctccatctaATTTAGCTAGTCAAATTAGATACTCACTCCAACAGATTCTCTATTAATCCTCTCCGAAATAAAatcggacccacgtgtcagcctcacccccctcttcttcctctctctctcccccttcctctctctttacttctttttccccttccttcccGTCGAGGCGGCCGACGCATGGCGCAGCGGTGAGGCGGCAcggggaggcgggaggcggcgcggggaggcTGCAGGCGcagggcggcgggaggcggcacggGGAGGCGGAAGGCAGCGATGGCGACAACGGTTTGGGGAGcagggatggcgatggcggcagcgCTGGGAAGAGGGAggcagcgggaggcggcgcagggaggcggcaggcgcgggGCAGCGGGAGTCGGCGTGGGGAGGCGGaaggtggcgacggcgatgacggcggcgctgggaggagggaggcggcgcagggaggcggcaggcgcggggcggcgggagtcGGCGTagggaggcggaaggcggcgacggagacAACGGTTTGGGAGGGcagggatggcgatggcggcggtgctaggaggcgggaggcgcggggaggcggtgacggcgacaaCGATTtggggggcgcggcggcggagctcgggacggggatgcgatggcggcggcgctgggaggcgggaggcggcgacggcgacaatgGTTtgaggggcgcggcggcggagctcggggcggggatggcgatggcggcggcggctcgcgatgacgacctcgacgacgaccccgacgacgacgacggcgccctgACGACCTTGCGAGGAGTACAGTTGCTGCGGGCCGGTTTGGCGAGGCATTTTGGCTGGCCAAAtctagccagccagccagcgaTTTTGGCTCGGTTGGCCAGTCTGTTGGACCTCGTTTTTGTGGTTGAATGGCTAAAATTTGGCTTGGAGAGGCTGGTAGAGAGgctattggagatgctcttaatGAACAATTTGTGTTTCTAACACAGTAGTGTTGCTACTACCCAACCCGGCCTATTGGTTGCTCAGTGTTTTTTAGGCTATCTTCGTTTGGGGTTGGGAATCCTTCCACTGGCTCGCAAAAATGTAACACCGGATTAGCACTTGATTAATGAAGTATTACTCCgtttaacatttttttctaaaagacttgaaaaataaattaatatgattttttaaacttgaaaaataaattaatacaatttttaaatcacttttctatagaaattattttaaaaatatactgtttagtagtttgaaaagcgtgtgcgtgaaaaaagagaaaataaaaattgaaaaatgtcGAACATACCCTTACACATCGTTTTAGATTGGCTTTCAAGATTTTTTATGGATTGtaatgcttcttttttttcctcctgaTTTGTAGTGAGACTTGGCGAGTTACATAAGGATGATGTTATGAATGCCCCTTGTCCAACCGCTGTTTTATATCCTCAAAGTGATGGGAACATACACTGCATTACTTCAGTGAGCTCTTGTGCTTTTCTTGATGTCGTTACCCCTGACCCACAGTACCAGTTCGAATCTACTGGGCATGTTTGCTCCTATTTTCACGATTACCCATTTTCTAGCTTCTGTAAGTGAAACCCCTCACTGTCATCATGTTACATGTTTGTCAGGTTTCGTATTTAACTTAACTCCACTTCTTTGGTGGAGgtaaaatactaatcatatctGATATTGGTTCAAAACATATATAcaccctccgttccataataagTTCACATCTAGCTTCTCAGGTTTAtcacaaaataagtttatttcttaGTAATCATTATATCGAAATTTATAAAAGTAGAGAATAATAAATGTTTTGGGaatagataaatagataaatGATTGTATTGGGATTTGAGAAAGtgagggtattttggtctttttggttttgtattgatatgtaaggaatgaacttattttgggacggatggtcTATTATTTAGTCACTGTTCTATTCAATTTTTTGGTGTTGGAAATAACAATTACCACGTACATTAGTACATTGTGTTCGTTTATCTAACAAAACTTGTATGCAGTTTGATTTTATCACTAACAACTTGTGCTTCAACTACAGCGGTTGGACATGCAAAAGTAGATGATGTGCCAGATAATTGTGTTTGGCTTGAGAAAGACGAACCAGCGAATATTAATGGGCGCAATGGCATGTACGCTGGTCCTACTGTACAGGTATTGCTCAACTTGTAAAATGAactagagcaagtacaataacGGATTATAAGTTAGCTACAAACACATTTTTTATTTGACTGAAAGCTAGCTACAAACACATttaaagaagaaagaagaaaagtggctacagatttatagacAGCTGTAGCATGAGCTCCAAAATATTATGTGGTGAGccaaatattaatagtgtaatatataattatataaaactattatatgggtaggcTATTAAAGTGACGGTAGATGATGTGTTAATTTTTAAAGCTAGCTatttgactatactattaaacttgctctttgGCTGAGTTCATTTGTGCAAGTGCAAAACTTTCTCTCGTTTTTTTGTTGACTTTTgtcaaactattaaatggtgtttttttcgtaaaaaaaaatctatagaaaagttgtttgaaaaaaaatcacattaaccgattttccaagtttttcttagttaatacttaattaatcgcgtGTTAATCTGTTGCTCCTTTTTCACGTGCATGCTTCCCGAAGTATTTTAAAACGTTGTGTTTTCtataaaaaagaagataatGGTTGTGGTAGCGAATCTACCACTCACCAATTGTGCTGTATTTTTTTACCAACTACTCCTTTctgtaatttaattttataaaacgGTCCTTCTACAAATTTTTAATAGCTTATTTCATCTCTTGAATTTAAGTTTACCATGTAAAAATTTCCACACGGAATCAAGGATGAACTTGTTCAAAAACCTTACAATTTATTTGTTCCAAAAAAATGTTAGCACGTgcataattcattttttttaaattacacagtacaacacaaACACTCACAATGCACGCACACTCACcgctacccctatgagcatcttcgaagactaggCCGGCAAATCCATCctagagattgacgaagtcaccacaggcgtctCGTTGTCGAGGTgtacgtcgtctaccactgaaagcacaaagccGTTAAATCCGCCTATCACTGAAAACAcaaagccgttaaatcctgaaaaattcactCCCATGgagagtcgaacccaggacctatAATGCTACTGAaactcttgtaaccactaggctacaggccctttcgcaTGCATAATTCATTTTTATCCATAGCAAAGCTgggtattaactaattttttaaaaaaatctataggaaaattgctttaaaaattatattaatctattttttaattttttaaagcaaacacttaattaatcattcgCTAGTAGATTAGCTCGTTTTTCGTGAATGAGCTAAGTACCGAACCTGCTGGTCTAACTTAACTCAGCCTTGTATGAACTTTAGGCCTGTACATCCCTGTAGGGTGTACATGCGAGTTTTTAATCCTTTATTCAAAAAGGTATGGCTTGATTTGTGCGTATTGAATATTGATGTTAGTTTGTACATAGCAATTGCGAAAAACATACACAATATTGTTTCTGATGGTAATAAATCTGTGCTTTCTAGGAACATCTGCCGTAGTTGATTTAAGTGGACTGAAGCACCCATTTGTGTCCAGATGGGACCAATTCACAGGTATAGTGCTTAAAATGTTGGAGATGCAATATGATCATATTTGCAATTTGCTTTGTTGAAACAAAGGCAGAAGCTCTGCATCATTTTATTGATAGAGATCATCTAGTGGCGACAGTGGTGATAGTCTAGCTATTTtgtaaatgtatttttttaagtttatatttttctttctttttgtctgTTATTCAAAGAAAGGCTGGTTTAATTGCCGTGGTATCGATATGGTTGGTAATTCACGTTTGGCATTCTGAATTGCTtttggactcttttttttaacgtagtactccctccgtcccattttaaccGCATTCATAAGTTTTCttgtgtccaactttgatcacccgtcttatttaaaaagattttgaaaaaaaataaaaaacattaagttacatataaagtattattaatgttttattatctaatagcaataaaaatactaatcataaaaaaatttcaaataagacggacgatcaaaagtTGGACATTGAGACGCTTAAAATGAGACGAAGGGAATAGTAAAAGAGCAACGCCCATGTAAAGTATAGTAACAAATATACGCAAGGTAAGTTACACCATATTATTTTGGACATGACACAATCCTCAAGTTGCTGCATTGAGTAAGGGCATGATACCAGTCCAGGAAAgcacacgcacgcgcgcgcacacaaTGCCATGTTATCAACCCTGGAAATTTTTACTGTGTATTGATGCCAAACTTATATCTTGACAGATAGCGTCGCAAAAATTCTATGACACCTCTTTATCTGTCTTCGGATGTACTCCAGTTGAAGCCAGTATTAAAAATCATACCTGTATCCGGTAGTACGAAAAATTCAACAAACACGAGAATGTCTTATGTAAAATCGACTCTCGACTTAATGAATAAATAGCATATACCAAAGCATGAAAGCAGACAACAATGTTAACTGAAACCAAGCTTTTACCTTCCAAATTGCAAGTTTAGATTCGCATAGCTGACAGTTTGCACCACTTTGCTTCGCAAACCATAACAGTGATGGCTCCGGGAATTTGAAGCATACAGTTACTTGTGAACATCTAACGTGCACATGGAATCATATACTAGTTAAATGCACATCTTTAGAACTACATGGAGACTGATCAGATATGCTCTAAATCTGTAATTTAGTGAACTTGGCAACAAAAAGGCCACTCGTTTGTgaagttgcaggatcaaatcgcAATGTTTTGAAGATGCTGCCACTTCTGCAAGGCCAACTGTCAGCTGAATCAATCTTTTGTAGCTCTGCATGTTTGCAAAAGAAATCCCAGAAGGTCATCAGGGCAGATCTGTTGAACTTTGACAACTTCAATGAACCAAGACAAACTAAATAATCTTGTTATAAGTAAGGTTCACTTAACCACACTAAGAAGTGAGAATAAGTACACTACTAAAGATTTCCTGACTAGAAGTACCACAATAAATTTAATCAGTCCATTTGAGAAAAATAACAATATTCATCTTCAAAGTAAAAATATAAGGGATATACATAATACTGAAATGAGGAACACGGCTATTCTGTACCTGCTGAAGAGTGTTTGCAAAGAAACTGTTGAACCACATTCTCATTTTGTGCCACTGTCAAGCTATTTCAACGCAAGCCATCAGTAGTTAAGTAAGACATGAAATGCAATAGGAAAAGGTGACTACACAGCTGGGAAGCGATTGAGGAGGCATCAAATATTGGAATTGCATGTGAAGAGATTACTCACCTGCAAGTACTATATACTAGTGATCCACCAGTTTTCAATAATTTAAAACCATTAGTGAGAAGGCGTAACTGCACAACGGATGAAACTCATGAAATTGTGCACTCACATGCTAACGAGATAAGTAATTATATCTAAAATGTACATAGCTTGATTGGGTGCCAACTGTCAACccttcaagcaagcatcaagACTGAAAGTAGTACCTGAAGATGAAGCAGGTCATCAGTTCTTTCTGCATCAAGTACACGCCGATCTAAGGTTTTCCATCCCCAGAACTCAAATTTTTGGATGTGCTTTATGGATCCATCATGAGTACATTCTGCATCAACTAGGACCTGTGTGCATTTGAAACGTAACAAACTAAAAATATTATCCAAGCTGTGAAATAAACTGCCAAAGGATATTCCTGCTGGAAAAGTATGTTGCATAGAAGAGTGCTTCATTTCTCTCTCACAAAGTAACAACGCAATATTAAGAGAAGTTCAAAGACCTGATTTGCATCTACATGAAACTCCACTACTAATTGTACTACTTTAAATATTTGCGCAAGCTGATTCTCTGGTGAGCATGCAAGTTAATTTTCTGGTGGACACAGAAGCACTGCTTAATTATAGAAAGGAAACTATCAAGAGTCAAAATGTTACATACACAAAGTTATAAACATGAATACTTTATTGGACAAGGGAATATGGTAGTTCTCAATAAGATGTATTGAGTGCTTGATGACTAAACGAGACACTAGATTTATGTTATGATTGAAGCGTGCAACATTTGGAATGGCTAGGTCTTCAAACTTTTCAAGATAGCACACTAAATCACAAGACATTTCCTTCCTAAAATGATCAAAGTGCACagataaaaaactaaaaatatcatTAGTTTGTTTTCAGTAACACTAAAAAAACAGCATTGTACTGAAGAAAGAAAGGACGGTATTGTTTAAGGTTTCTGTGGAATACTTTGTCATAGCCAGATGTCTGGGCTTCATCATCAGCTGATGGACAAAGAGCATCACATTTGCGTAATCCAACTAATCCTGAATGTTTGCCATAGTATATCAGTTCAGGTTCTGAAGTTGATGTTAGATGAGGTGAACCCGCCATTCTTGCCTTTTTAGACTTTTGTCGGTCTTTCCACGATCTCTTTGAAGTCCATTCCGACAATGTACTTCCATTGTCCTTATGACAAGTTGATCCTGTGATAGATAAGCAACCAGATGCATCTACTCAAGTGCTCCATGAGCAATAAGACAGAAAGCAAGGATTTTACTCTGTTTAAAGAGGCAAACTATTACCTTCTCCATTACCCAAGCTAGAGTTCACAGGTAATATAGAAAATGAAGTCCCATCGGCAACAAAGAGACGACAACGATCTCCGAGAGAATACTTCTGCAACATCGTACGACAGGCCGCAAGACGGTGCTTTGCAACATCAACGCCAGTCAGAGAACCTCTGCCTCCAAGCATATCTGCAAGCATGCAAAGCTTTGCACCTTGCACATGATATGAGCACATCATTCAGAATAATTCCACAACTAACAAATAATCTAACAGAAACTACAGACTTATGACAAAACAATCATGCAAAAATGGCGTTCGAGTTTGACCATCACCAATTTTGCAATGTATATGTAACATAACAATGCTATATCAAACCTATTTGAGAATACAGTTCAACATATATTTCAAACTTAAAGACTGTGTCAATCCATAAATCTGGTTTGGGGCTGAACAGGTTTGGTTTAATCCAACGATGCAGAGAAAGCAGTTACTTCCCCAAAGATCAACCAATCAGGAAAGATAATTACTCTTGTGTTTTATGGAGAAAACTAGGTATTTCTATTACTGCTGAATACATGTGGCGCAAAAAAACAAGTCTAGCAAAGGGCCATTGTTATACACGGTAGACATCTGCCACAGATAAAATACTGGTGTGATGTAATATATAACAATATTGAATTAATTACCTGGGGCAGCACAGAGGTCCAGAACATGTTCTCCTGGTTGAACATCAAGTGCTAAGACAGCAGCTCCAGAAGCTGCATCAATTCCATAGATCTAGCCAAATGTATTTAAAATGTCTTAGCAGGAAGCAATGGAGCAAATAAAAGAACACATGATAGGACATGATTGCACAGCAG
This region includes:
- the LOC127764398 gene encoding plant cysteine oxidase 3-like; translation: MPSRSPPSTPSRVQALYDLCKRTFPPPSSSSSSPPPDHAIRAVSSLLDTITPADVGLGDDDVDESNILKDSLSAVTPPFMYLHVYNCDAFSIGIFCLPTSVTIPLHDHPGMTVLTKLLYGSMHVKSYDWVEPAVLASNSNSKPVRLGELHKDDVMNAPCPTAVLYPQSDGNIHCITSVSSCAFLDVVTPDPQYQFESTGHVCSYFHDYPFSSFSVGHAKVDDVPDNCVWLEKDEPANINGRNGMYAGPTVQEHLP
- the LOC127764397 gene encoding uncharacterized protein LOC127764397 isoform X2 — its product is MADARSAPESLPPAFLEFLQENGLDPMMYSMVDTIPRYIRLKPGMEPHIPEIQSELKCHLNKVSWLPDFYAIPPQVQIASSMAYQQGKIYGIDAASGAAVLALDVQPGEHVLDLCAAPGAKLCMLADMLGGRGSLTGVDVAKHRLAACRTMLQKYSLGDRCRLFVADGTSFSILPVNSSLGNGEGSTCHKDNGSTLSEWTSKRSWKDRQKSKKVLVDAECTHDGSIKHIQKFEFWGWKTLDRRVLDAERTDDLLHLQLRLLTNGFKLLKTGGSLVYSTCSLTVAQNENVVQQFLCKHSSAELQKIDSADSWPCRSGSIFKTLRFDPATSQTSGLFVAKFTKLQI
- the LOC127764397 gene encoding uncharacterized protein LOC127764397 isoform X1, translating into MADARSAPESLPPAFLEFLQENGLDPMMYSMVDTIPRYIRLKPGMEPHIPEIQSELKCHLNKVSWLPDFYAIPPQVQIASSMAYQQGKIYGIDAASGAAVLALDVQPGEHVLDLCAAPGAKLCMLADMLGGRGSLTGVDVAKHRLAACRTMLQKYSLGDRCRLFVADGTSFSILPVNSSLGNGEGSTCHKDNGSTLSEWTSKRSWKDRQKSKKARMAGSPHLTSTSEPELIYYGKHSGLVGLRKCDALCPSADDEAQTSGYDKVLVDAECTHDGSIKHIQKFEFWGWKTLDRRVLDAERTDDLLHLQLRLLTNGFKLLKTGGSLVYSTCSLTVAQNENVVQQFLCKHSSAELQKIDSADSWPCRSGSIFKTLRFDPATSQTSGLFVAKFTKLQI